The Mesotoga infera genome window below encodes:
- a CDS encoding ABC transporter permease: protein SGSPNAGTSLEMDAIASVVLGGASLSGGRGSILGTLVGVLLLGSLNNGLNLLGVSSYNQMVVKGMIILFAVWLNYIRERSRNK, encoded by the coding sequence CAGTGGCAGTCCAAATGCAGGTACTAGCCTTGAAATGGACGCAATAGCTTCTGTAGTTCTTGGTGGAGCAAGTCTTTCAGGTGGTAGGGGATCTATTCTAGGTACGCTTGTGGGAGTGCTTCTTCTAGGTTCTCTGAATAACGGACTGAACTTGTTAGGAGTTTCTTCTTACAATCAGATGGTAGTAAAAGGAATGATAATTCTATTTGCAGTCTGGTTGAACTATATTAGAGAAAGAAGTAGGAATAAATGA